From the Saccharobesus litoralis genome, one window contains:
- a CDS encoding nitrate reductase has translation MTVIFSTSDIDTIKTQNTTCPYCGVGCGVKATIKNNKLVAVEGRQDHPANQGRLCVKGSSLHETANLQNRLLSPKINGQTRTWHEALQHVADGFKQIIAEHGPNSVAFYLSGQLLTEDYYVANKLAKGFLGTANIDTNSRLCMASAVVAHKRAFGADAVPGTYEDIDSTDAVFFVGSNAAYAHPIVFQRINKAKQERDIKIVVIDPRRTATCDIADLHLPLKPGTDAYFYNGLLTFLVDQDYLDKTFIAQHTQGFAQSIAAARQQAPDIATVANICDLPEADVRAAYEIFANNSKVVSLFSQGINQSSSGVDKGNAIINCHLATGKIGREGAAPFSITGQPNAMGGREVGGLANQLAAHMSFNDSDIDRLATFWQASNMARQEGLKAVDLFDAIDRGQVKAVWIMGTNPVVSMPNADKVKRALQKCQLVVVSDCNDNTDTGNLADVLLPASTWGEKSGTVTNSDRTISRQQPFFAAPGEAKNDWQIICDFAKYMGFEQAFDFNHPYQIFAEHAALSGYQRQQSYNRAFDISYFANISQAEYENLKPVQWPVNQANPQGSRRLFSDGQFYTANGKAQFVPITARLPSEQARPNEFVMNTGRIRDQWHTMARTGKVARLLTHIAEPFVQINPQDAARLNIAENDLVECQNQGSTYLGRARLTEDQRVGDVFIPMHWNDAFAAHSRVGALVLDNVDPLCGQPEFKHSPARVRKFEVNYHGFIVTRDANFQPDSQYWAKVSVDKGACYPFADQAAAQDWPVWLQQTFPEINDWVDMHDPSNAGYRALGFIDGQLQVAFVVAASTFTLPTFAWLSGLLGETPEPLERFTWLAGQPGDDSASPGAIVCSCFQIGENQIKAAVAEGADTPEKLGKVLKCGTNCGSCIPELSGLIAKLL, from the coding sequence CCACATGCCCATATTGCGGTGTGGGGTGCGGGGTAAAGGCCACCATAAAAAACAACAAATTAGTGGCAGTAGAGGGTCGTCAAGATCACCCAGCAAACCAAGGGCGGTTATGCGTTAAAGGCTCATCGTTACATGAAACGGCAAACTTACAAAATCGCTTGCTAAGCCCGAAAATTAATGGCCAAACTCGTACATGGCACGAAGCTTTACAGCATGTTGCAGACGGCTTTAAACAAATCATAGCTGAGCATGGCCCTAATTCAGTGGCTTTTTACTTGTCTGGTCAGCTGTTGACCGAAGACTATTATGTTGCCAATAAACTGGCAAAAGGTTTTTTGGGTACAGCCAATATTGATACTAACTCACGCTTGTGTATGGCGTCGGCTGTAGTCGCGCATAAACGTGCATTTGGTGCCGATGCGGTACCAGGCACATATGAAGATATAGACAGCACAGATGCGGTATTTTTTGTCGGCTCTAATGCGGCTTATGCCCATCCTATTGTTTTTCAGCGTATAAACAAAGCCAAGCAAGAGCGCGACATTAAAATTGTCGTGATTGATCCGCGGCGTACGGCAACTTGTGACATTGCTGATCTCCACTTGCCATTAAAACCCGGCACGGATGCGTATTTTTACAACGGTTTACTGACGTTTTTGGTCGATCAAGATTATTTGGATAAGACCTTTATTGCGCAACATACTCAAGGTTTCGCGCAAAGTATCGCCGCGGCAAGGCAACAAGCACCGGATATAGCAACCGTAGCTAACATTTGTGATTTACCCGAGGCAGATGTGCGCGCGGCTTATGAAATTTTTGCCAACAACTCAAAAGTGGTTTCTTTGTTCTCGCAAGGTATTAACCAGTCTTCGTCAGGTGTTGATAAAGGCAATGCCATTATCAATTGTCATTTAGCGACAGGTAAAATTGGTCGCGAAGGTGCAGCGCCGTTTTCTATCACGGGTCAACCGAATGCCATGGGGGGGCGAGAGGTGGGCGGTTTAGCTAACCAGTTGGCTGCTCACATGAGTTTTAACGACAGTGATATAGACCGCCTTGCAACCTTTTGGCAGGCCAGCAATATGGCCCGGCAAGAGGGTTTAAAAGCGGTCGACCTATTTGATGCAATTGATCGTGGCCAAGTTAAAGCTGTATGGATAATGGGGACTAATCCGGTTGTTAGTATGCCGAATGCTGACAAAGTTAAACGCGCATTGCAAAAATGTCAGCTAGTGGTGGTGAGTGATTGTAACGATAATACAGATACCGGTAACTTAGCCGATGTATTGCTACCGGCTTCAACTTGGGGCGAAAAATCGGGAACGGTTACCAACTCTGATCGCACCATTAGTCGTCAACAACCGTTTTTTGCCGCACCGGGTGAAGCCAAAAATGATTGGCAAATTATTTGTGATTTTGCCAAATACATGGGTTTTGAGCAGGCGTTTGATTTTAATCATCCCTACCAAATTTTTGCTGAGCATGCGGCCTTGTCAGGGTATCAGCGCCAACAAAGTTACAATCGCGCGTTTGATATTTCTTATTTTGCGAATATCAGCCAAGCTGAGTATGAAAACTTAAAACCAGTGCAATGGCCGGTTAATCAAGCCAATCCGCAAGGTTCGCGTCGTTTGTTTAGCGATGGTCAGTTTTATACCGCCAATGGTAAAGCGCAATTTGTGCCAATTACCGCCCGCTTGCCATCGGAACAAGCGAGGCCAAATGAATTTGTGATGAATACAGGGCGGATCCGCGATCAATGGCATACCATGGCTCGTACCGGCAAAGTGGCACGCTTACTCACTCATATTGCAGAGCCTTTTGTGCAGATCAACCCGCAAGATGCCGCGCGATTAAATATTGCAGAAAATGATTTGGTTGAGTGCCAAAATCAAGGCAGTACTTATTTAGGGCGCGCAAGATTAACCGAAGATCAACGAGTGGGTGATGTATTTATCCCTATGCATTGGAATGATGCATTTGCCGCTCATAGTCGGGTAGGGGCTTTAGTTTTAGATAATGTCGACCCTTTGTGTGGTCAGCCCGAGTTTAAACACAGCCCAGCGCGTGTCAGAAAATTTGAAGTTAACTATCACGGTTTTATTGTTACACGTGATGCTAATTTTCAACCTGACAGCCAATACTGGGCTAAAGTCTCAGTAGATAAAGGCGCTTGTTATCCTTTTGCTGATCAAGCGGCAGCGCAGGATTGGCCTGTATGGTTACAACAAACCTTTCCCGAAATTAATGATTGGGTAGATATGCATGATCCAAGCAATGCTGGTTATCGAGCATTGGGCTTTATTGATGGGCAATTACAAGTCGCGTTTGTGGTTGCCGCCTCAACATTCACCTTACCTACATTTGCCTGGTTAAGTGGCTTGTTAGGTGAAACACCAGAGCCATTAGAGCGATTTACTTGGTTAGCCGGTCAACCAGGAGATGACTCAGCCTCGCCAGGCGCTATTGTCTGTTCTTGTTTTCAAATTGGTGAAAACCAGATCAAGGCAGCCGTTGCCGAAGGTGCCGATACGCCGGAAAAATTGGGTAAGGTACTTAAATGCGGCACAAACTGCGGCTCGTGTATTCCTGAGCTATCGGGGCTAATTGCTAAGCTCTTGTAG